The following DNA comes from Halobacillus litoralis.
TAGACCGAAGTTCCGTTATGGACGGGCAGAGCTTGAGGACCAAATAGGAGCAGCAACTGGGTTAGCCTACACAACAGCAGGTGGAGACACTTTATCGATCGAGGTATCGATTTATCCAGGTAAAGGCAATTTGACATTAACTGGTAAATTGGGAGATGTAATGAAAGAGTCAGCACAAGCCGCTTTCAGTTATATCCGCTCCAGAGCGAAAGAATTGAATATTGATGCTGATTTTGTAGAAAAAAACGATATTCATATTCATGTACCTGAAGGGGCTACACCAAAAGATGGACCATCTGCTGGAATCACAATGGCTACAGCACTGGTTTCGGCTCTGACGGGGCGTCCTGTACGTAAAGAAGTTGGAATGACAGGGGAAATCACTTTAAGAGGCAGAGTGCTGCCTATCGGAGGTCTGAAAGAAAAATCCTTGAGTGCTCACCGGGCGGGGCTGACGAAAATCATCATCCCAGATCAAAATGAGAAAGATTTAGATGATATCCCGGAAAGCATCCGCGAAAATTTGACTTTCGTCCCTGTAAAACACTTGGACCAAGTATTAGAACAAGCATTAGTGGAGGATGTAAATGAAGGTTAATTATGCAGATATCGTCATCAGTGCGGCGAGTAAAAAGCAATATCCTAAAGCACCGATTCCAGAAATCGCGCTTGCAGGAAGGTCTAATGTGGGGAAATCATCTTTCATCAATCGGATGATTCAACGTAAGAATTTGGCCAGAACCTCATCCAAACCGGGAAAGACCCAAACGCTGAACTTTTATATCATTAATGACAAGTTTCATTTTGTGGACGTCCCGGGTTATGGCTACGCCAAAGTCTCTAAAAAGGAACGGGCTAAATGGGGAAGGATGATGGAGGAGTATTTTGCAGAACGTGACCAAATCAAAGCGACTGCACTCATCATCGATATTCGTCATAAACCCACAGAAGATGATAAGTTGATGTATGATTATTTAAAACATTTCGAGCTCCCTGTCATGGTTATAGCCACCAAAATGGATAAAATCAAAAAAGGCCAACGACACAAACAGGTGAAAATGGTTCGTGAAGTATTGGAAATGGAAGAAGAGGATACCCTTATCCCATTTTCTGCTGAGACAGGAGAAGGAAAAGACGTAGCCTGGCGGACAATGCTTTCTCACCTTAACATGTAATGTTCTGTTATATAGTATATTAAAGTAGATTCTTTAAGATGTTTTGAAAGCCACTTCTCGCAATGAGTGGTGGTTTTTTTATACATGAATAAGCGTATTTTGAGCATATTAATACAAATTCAGATTATTTTTAAGAAATTACGTGTATTTGTAAGGAAGGACAAGTATTAGATCATCCAGAGGGGGTGTTTACATTATTTTGACTATATTTGACCCCTCTTTAATTTTGGGAATAATTAGATAATTATATATAATTTAAAGTGTCGCTATTATTACAGAAAGATGACAAACCTATGAAGGGAAGAGTTTAGTGATTATGAAGAAGTATTTATTAATGATCACCCTAAGTATTTTAACTATTTTTGCGCTTGCCGCTTGCGGAAGCAGCGAAGATGATGGTGAAACAACGGGAGATACTAATGAAGATACGACAGAAGGGTCAGCAGATACGGAATATAATTTAGTTGAAGATGGGAAATTTACTTTTGCTGCATCTGGAGAGTTCCGACCATTCAGTATGACAGATGCTAGCGGAGAAATGACCGGCTACGACATTGACGTTGCGAATGCAATTGCCGAAGAGCTTGGTTTAGAGCCAAATCCACAAAAACAGAAATTCGCCAGTATTGTGGAGGGCGTAAAGACTGAACGTTTCGATGCAGCAGTTGCCAGCCATACCATTACTGAAGAACGGCAGAAGGAAGTCGACTTCTCCACACCATATTACTACTCAGGAGCTCAAATCTTTACTCGTCCTGATAGTGATGTTCAATCTCTTGAGGATTTAGAGGGTATGGAAATTGCCATTTCAAAGGGTTCTACCTATAGCAAATACGCTGAGGAAGTAACCGACAATGTAAAAACATATGACAGTGATGTCGTAGCTTTGCAGTCTTTAGCTAAAGGACGTCATGATGCAGTCATCACAGACTTCCTGACAGGTAAAGAGGCTTCAGGTGAAGGTCTTGAAATCGAAGCAAAAGAAATGATTGAGCGTAGTGAGCAGGCGATAGCCGTATCTAAGGAAAACGAAGCATTACTGGAAGAAATCAATGCAGCTCTAGATAAACTTCGCGAGAATGGAACTCTTACTGAAATAAGTGAAGAATACTTCGGAGAAGATATTACGACCGTTCCTGAATGAAGTCGCTGTTTTAGAAGAGAACGAAGTCAAAAGAGTGCGCAGCTGCGTACTCTTTTTTGACCTTATGGAGGAGTTGAAGGGAATTGTATTTAAATTTTATTAACTTTTGGGATTCGTTAGTAAGCAGCCGGGGGATTTTCTTCGAGGCTGCCCAGATGACGTTGGCATTGACTGCTGTTTCTATTTTTATTGCGATTTTTATCGGTTTAATGTTTGCCTTTATGAAAATTTCAAAGATTAAACCACTGGAATGGATCGCAAATATTT
Coding sequences within:
- the yihA gene encoding ribosome biogenesis GTP-binding protein YihA/YsxC, producing MKVNYADIVISAASKKQYPKAPIPEIALAGRSNVGKSSFINRMIQRKNLARTSSKPGKTQTLNFYIINDKFHFVDVPGYGYAKVSKKERAKWGRMMEEYFAERDQIKATALIIDIRHKPTEDDKLMYDYLKHFELPVMVIATKMDKIKKGQRHKQVKMVREVLEMEEEDTLIPFSAETGEGKDVAWRTMLSHLNM
- a CDS encoding transporter substrate-binding domain-containing protein — its product is MKKYLLMITLSILTIFALAACGSSEDDGETTGDTNEDTTEGSADTEYNLVEDGKFTFAASGEFRPFSMTDASGEMTGYDIDVANAIAEELGLEPNPQKQKFASIVEGVKTERFDAAVASHTITEERQKEVDFSTPYYYSGAQIFTRPDSDVQSLEDLEGMEIAISKGSTYSKYAEEVTDNVKTYDSDVVALQSLAKGRHDAVITDFLTGKEASGEGLEIEAKEMIERSEQAIAVSKENEALLEEINAALDKLRENGTLTEISEEYFGEDITTVPE